A window of the Labeo rohita strain BAU-BD-2019 chromosome 1, IGBB_LRoh.1.0, whole genome shotgun sequence genome harbors these coding sequences:
- the chmp2bb gene encoding charged multivesicular body protein 2b: MASLFKKKTVDDVIKEQNKELRGTQRQITRDRTALERQEKQLEMEIKKMAKTGNRDACKVLAKQLVQVRKQKTRTYAVSSKVTSMSTQTKLMNSQMKMAGAMATTTKTMQAVNKKMDPQKTMQTLQNFQKETAKMDMTEEMMNDTLDEIFEDSGDEEESQDIVNQVLDEIGIEISGKMAHAPSAGRKQPSAAKAKADGISDEEIERQLKALGVD; the protein is encoded by the exons ATGGCGTCGTTATTCAAGAAAAAGACGGTAGATG ATGTTATTAAAGAACAGAACAAAGAGTTGCGGGGAACGCAGAGACAGATTACAAGGGACCGGACAGCACTGGAAAGACAGGAAAAACAGCTG GAGATGGAAATTAAGAAAATGGCAAAGACAGGGAACAGAGATGCCTGTAAAGTTTTAGCCAAGCAGCTTGTTCAAGTGAGGAAACAGAAGACACGTACATATGCAGTCAGCTCTAAAGTCACCTCCATGTCCACACAAACCAAGCTAATGAACTCCCAGATGAAGATGGCTGGTGCCATGGCCACAACTACCAAA ACAATGCAAGCTGTCAACAAAAAGATGGATCCGCAGAAGACAATGCAGACCCTGCAGAACTTCCAGAAAGAGACAGCAAAGATGGACATGACAGAAGAGATGA TGAATGACACACTGGATGAGATCTTTGAGGATTCTGGTGATGAGGAAGAATCTCAGGACATTGTGAATCAGGTGTTGGATGAAATTGGAATTGAGATCTCAGGAAAG ATGGCTCATGCCCCTTCAGCTGGCCGAAAGCAACCAAGCGCCGCTAAAGCCAAAGCAGATGGGATATCAGATGAGGAGATTGAGAGACAGCTCAAAGCTCTTGGAGTGGACTAG